CGCAAACGCCCCGATGCACGCCTCGGCCTTCCGGTCCTGGCTGCACGAAGCGGTTTCGTCGTCCTTCGCTCCGTACGTCGCCCTCGCCGTCGGCGACAGCACCCTACCGCTCTACTCCGGCTTGCCGATGCCCGACCCGGCATGGAATGGCAAGTGCATCATCCCCCTGGACGAGTTAGTGCCGGCGCCGCGCGACCCCGAGTTTTCGTTTTCGCGCCGCCTGGCGCGCGCCCTGCCCGAGGCGCTTCGCCCACTGCTCTCCCCGATCACTCCCGGACCCGACGCCGGCCAATCCGCCGCACAACTCGGCACAGCCGTTGAGCGCGACGGATTGGCGGTCTGCGTGCTCGGACTCGGACCGGACGGACACATCGCGTTCAACCAACCCGGCAGCACCGACGACGCGCCGACGCGCGTCGTCGAGATCGCGCCGGAGAACCTCGAGCGC
This window of the Actinomycetota bacterium genome carries:
- a CDS encoding 6-phosphogluconolactonase gives rise to the protein MAILVRRAANAPMHASAFRSWLHEAVSSSFAPYVALAVGDSTLPLYSGLPMPDPAWNGKCIIPLDELVPAPRDPEFSFSRRLARALPEALRPLLSPITPGPDAGQSAAQLGTAVERDGLAVCVLGLGPDGHIAFNQPGSTDDAPTRVVEIAPENLERLGDVAPATHAITLGVRTILRAHAIALVVDGPGKTDAVRRALEGPEGADAPVSWLRKHPNVVVFVNGNDQ